The Pelagibius sp. CAU 1746 genomic sequence CCATTTTCGCCAGCGGCACGGCCAGGCTGAGGGGGAGAATCCCCACGGCGATGCGCCCACCGTCCAGCGGCGGCAGCGGCAGCAGATTGAGGACCGCCAGCACCAGGTTCAGGAAGATCGAATTCAGCAGCGTCTGGCGCAGCCAATCGGCCGCCGGGTCGGGGAACAAGCCGGCCGGGTGGAACAGCAGCGCCGAGATGACCGCCAGCAGTAGGTTCGACAGCGGCCCGGCGGCGGCCACGTAGACCATGTCGCGGCGCGGCTTGCGCAGGCGGTGGAAAGCGACCGGCACCGGCTTGGCGTAGCCGAAGACGAAGGGCAGCGGCGAAACGTAGAGCAGGATTGGCAGCGCGATGGTGCCGAAGGGATCGATGTGCTTCAGCGGGTTGAGGGTCACCCGCCCCAGCTTGTAGGCCGTATCGTCGCCATAGGACCAGGCGATGATCCCGTGCGCCGCCTCGTGCAGGGTAATCGCCAGCAGGATCGGCAGGATCCAGGTGGAAATGGTGTAGGCCTGCGCCGAGAAGTCGATATCGAGAAGGGGCATCAGGCGATATTCATGATCGCTTCCAGGCGCCGCAGCAAGGCCGCGGCATCGACCGCCTCGGGGGAGCCGAGGCGCGCCCGGCCGGCGGCGATACGGCGCTGGGCCTCTGCCGTCAGCGGGCCGACGGCGGCGGCCACCTGCTCCATCTCGTCCGGCTTGCCGTTGCAGTGCAGTGCGACGTCGCAGCCGGCCCCCAGCGAGGCCTCGGCGCGCTCGCCGAGACTGCCCTTCAGGGCCTCCATCGAGAGATCGTCGGACAGCAGCAGGCCGTCGAAACCGATCTCGCCGCGGATCACCTGCGAGACGACGCCGGGTGATGTCGTCGCCGGGCGCTCGGCGTCCAGCGCGCTGTAGACCACGTGGGCGGTCATCGCCCAGGGGGCGTCGGCCAGAGCCTTGAACGGCTTGAAGTCGGTGGCTTCCAGTTCGGCCTTGGCGGTGCCGACCACCGGCAGACCCTTGTGGCTGTCGACACGAGCGCGGCCGTGGCCGGGAATGTGCTTCACGATGGGCATGACCCCGGCGGCCAGCATGGTCTCGCAGACCACACGGCCCAGATCGGCCACCAGTTCCGGATCGCCGCCGAAGGAGCGGTCGCCGATGACGTCGTGGGCACCCGGGAACTGCAGGTCGAGCAGCGGGACACAGTCGACATCGATGCCCAGGTCGGTCAGCTCGGCGGCCAGCAGTTGGGTGTTCAGCTTCAAGGCCTCCTGAGCCCGCTCCCGGTCGTGGCTGGCCAGCCGCCCGAAGAAGCTGGCCGGCGGCGCGGCACGCCAGTGCGGCGGCTTCAGCCGGGCGACACGCCCGCCCTCCTGATCGATCAGCACCGGAGCGTCGTCGCGCCCGACGCTGGCGCGCAAGGCAGCCACCAGGTCGCGCACCTGATCCGGCGACTCGCAATTGCGCTGGAAGAGAATGAAGCCGAAAGGATTGGCGGCGCGGAAGAAGCTTTCTTCAGCGGCGCTGAGACTAAGCCCCGCGCATCCGTAAATGGCCGCGGTCGGCGTCGGCAGGTCGGCGGTGTTGGGCATCAGCGTTGTGTGACGAGGCAGTCCTGGTTGCGGGCTTTCAATTGAGCGCAGACCTTGGCCGCCGCGTCTCGGCTGGCGAAAGGCCCGGTCTGGACACGGTAATAGGTCACTCCCTTCACCTTCGCTGCTTCCAGCGCCAGCCTGAGACCGCCCAATTGCTCGGGGTGAGCTTTTTGGAGGCGCCCCCACTCCTGGGTCGCCGCCGCCTCGGATTTCACCGAGGAAAGCTGCAGCACCACCTCGCCCGCTGTCAGGGCCGCCGTCTGATCCGGGGCCGCCTGCGTCGCCACCGGACCTGCCGCCTTCTCGGGCGCCGCCGCTCCATTCGCCGTCTCGAGCGGCGCCTGCTCCAGCAGCGCGGCGATCTGGTCGCCGTCGTCCGGGGTCGCCGTCTCCGGCTTCGGGATCGGCTTGAGGACACCGGCGTCGGCCATCTCCACGGGCGCTTCCGCTGCCGCCGGATCCTCGCCGGCGGCTTCGGGGGCCTCGGCCATCAGGGGGGCTTCGGCGGCTTCGGCCGGCGCCGAGTCCTCGCCGCCCGCCCGGGCCATCTCGGAAGGTGCCGCCTCGGCGGAGTTCTCCAGGGGTTCAGGCTGCAGGGGCTGGGGGGGCTGCGGCGTCTCGGGGGCCGGCAGCAGGCGCTCCACCTGGCGTCCCTCCCCCTCCGCCGAGCCGTCATTCAGCACCAGCTTATCCTGATAGGGCACCTCCATGCCGCCGGGCTGCTCCGGCTTCACCTTCTCAGGCATGGGCTCGGCGCGTACCACGGGCAGCTCCTCGCTGGCCATCTTGCCGGTCCCCCAGGTGTAGGCGTACCAGACAATCGCGCCGAAACAGGCCACCGCCGCCAGGGCGGTGACGATCGGCACCAGGCTGCGGCGCCCGCGCAGGCCGGCCTCCAGCTCGGCAGTGTCCTCGTCGAAGGCGGTACTGCGGCTGTCGGCCCCGCGGTCCCGGCCGTAGATGATGCGGCGCATGCCCTCATCGCTGAAGGGGGGCGAGCCCGCCGTCAGTTCGTCGTCGTCGCCGTTCCGGCCGCGTCCCGGCTCGTTCGCCATTCAGCGCATCTCCTCAACCGGCGTAACACCGAAGATCTCCAGACCCGAAGCGATCACGAAAGCAGTCGCCTGCACCAGAGCCAGGCGCGCCGCCGTCATCGCCGGATCGTCCGGCAGCAGAAAGCGCAATTCCGCATTGTCCTTGCCCTTGGTCCAGAGGCCGTGGAAGGCGCCCGCCAGATCGTAGAGATAAAAGGCCACCCGATGTGGTTCGTGAGCATCCGCCGCGCTTTCAAGCAGACGGGGCCATTCCGCCAAGAGCTTAATCAGATCAAGCTCCCCCGAGTCGGTCAAGCGATTGAGGTCCGCGCCCGCCAAAGACACAGGATCTAGGGAAACTCCCGGCATTTCCGCCGCTGCGTGGCGCAGCACCGAACAGCAGCGGGCATGGCAGTACTGGACATAGAAAACCGGGTTGTCGCGGGACTGCTCCATGACCTCGACCAGGTCGAAATCCAGGGTCGCGTCGTTCTTTCGGGTCAGCATGATGAAGCGGACCACGTCCTTGCCCACTTCCTCGATGACCTCGCGCAGGGTGACGAAGGTGCCGGACCGCTTGGACATCTTCACCAGCTCGCCGCCGCGCTTCAGGTTGACCAGCTGGCAGAGTTTCACGTCCAGCTCGCCCTGGCCCTCGGTCAGGGCCTTCACGCCGGAGGTCATGCGCTTCACGTAGCCGCCGTGGTCGGCGCCCCAGACATCGATCATGGTCGCGAAGCCGCGGCGGAACTTGTCCAGGTGATAGGCCATGTCGCCGGCGAAGTAGGTCCAGGACCCGTCGGACTTCTTCAGCGCCCGGTCGACGTCGTCGCCGAACTCCGTCGCCTTGAAGAGAAGCTGCGGGCGCGGCTCCCAGTCCTCCGGCGTCTTGCCCTTGGGCGGCTCCAGCACGCCGGTGTAGGTGAGACTGCGGGCCTCGAGGAATTTCAGCACCTCCTCCACGCCGCCGGCCTCGACCAGCTTGCGCTCGGAGGAAAACACGTCCTGGTGGACGCCCAGGAAATCCAGGTCGGCGCGCACCAGGTCCATCATGGAATCGATGGCGAACTGGCGCACCACGGGCAGCCATTCGCCCTCGTCCTTGCCGAGCCACTTGTCGCCGTCGCGTGCGGCCAGGGCCTTGCCGGTGTCCTTCAGATAATCGCCGGGATAGAGGCCTTCGGGGATCTCGCCGATATCCTCGCCCAGGGCCTCGCGGTAGCGCAGATAGGCCGAGCGCGCCAGGGTGTCGACCTGCCCGCCGGCGTCGTTGATGTAATACTCCTTGGTCACCTTGTAGCCGACCTTGGCCAGCAGCCCGGCCAGGGCGTCGCCGACCACGGCGCCACGGGCGTGGCCGACCGTGAGCGGCCCGGTCGGGTTGGCGGAAACATACTCGACGTTCACCGCCTCGCCGGCGCCCATGTCGCTGGCGCCGTAGGCGGTGCCTTCCTTCAGGATCTCCGCCAGGCGCGCGTACCACACCGCAGGGTCGAGGCGCAGATTGATGAAGCCGGGCCCGGCCACCTCCACTTCCGTGACATCGGCCACCTCGGCAAGGCGCGCCGCCAGGGCCTCGGCCAGGTCGCGCGGCTTCCTGCCCGCCGCCTTGGCCAGCACCATGGCCGCGTTCGTCGAGAGATCGCCGTGGCCGCGCTCGCGCGGCGGTTCCACCGCCACCCGGGCGGTGTCGAGCCCGGAGGGCAGCTCGCCGGCCCCGGCCATCTGCTCAAGCTCACAAACAACAATGTCCTTGAAGTATCTGAAAACGTTCATGCGTTCTTGACTCGAAGATCGAAATTCTTGACGTGCTCGTCCAGCGCGTAGCGGTCGGTCATGCCGGCGATGTAGTCGGCCACCAGCCGCGCCCGCTCGGGTTCCGCCAGGTCCCGCGCCGCGGCCTGCCACTCGTCGGGCAGGCAGTCGGGCCGGGCCAGGTAGTGCTCGAACAGCTCGCGCACCACCCGCTTGGCCTTGGTGGTCATGCGGTTGACCTTGTAGTGGCGGTACATGCGGGCGAAGAGGAAGGATCGCAGCGCGCGGTCGTTCTGGCGCATCTCGTCGGAAAAGGCAACCAGCGGCGCCGCCAGGGCGCGCACCGCCGCGGCCGATGCCGGCCGGGTCTCGGCGATGCGCCGGCGCGTCTCGGCCAGCAGGTCGGAGACCATGTGATCGATGACCCGCCGGATGGTCTCGTGGATCAGCCGCCCTTCCTCCAGCTTCGGGTAGCGCGCCTCGACCTCGGCCAGCACCGGGCCGACCAGCGGCAGGTCGCGCAGGTCGTCCAGCGAGAACAGACCGGCGCGCAAGCCGTCATCGATGTCGTGGTTGTTGTAAGCGACGTCGTCGGAAAGAGCGGCCACCTGGGCCTCGGCGGAAGCGAAGGTCGCCACCTCCAGGTCGCGCTTGTCGCGGCAGTAGGCGGCCACCGTGGCCGGCACCGTCTCGCCCTCCCCCTCCTTGACCCGCGCCGCGGGGCCGGTCAGCGGGCCGTTGTGCTTGACGATGCCCTCCAGGGTCTCCCAGGTCAGGTTCAGGCCGTCGAACTCCGCATAGCGCTGCTCCAGCAACGTCAGGATGCGGAAGGTCTGCTCGTTGTGATCGAAGCCGCCGTAAGGTGCCATGGCCTGGTTCAGCGCGTCCTCCCCGGCATGGCCGAAGCAGGTGTGCCCCAGGTCGTGGGCCAGCGCCACGGCCTCGGCCAGATCCTCATTGAGGCCCAGGGCGCGGCTGATGGAGCGGGCGATCTGCGCCACCTCGATGGAGTGGGTCAGGCGCGTACGGTAGTAATCGCCCTCGTGATAGACGAAGACTTGGGTCTTGTACTTCAGGCGGCGAAAGGCGCCGGCATGGACGATGCGGTCGCGGTCGCGCTGGAAGCAGGTCCGGGTCGGGCTTTCGGGCTCCGCGATATCGCGCCCGCGGCTGTCCTCCGGCCGGCAGGCGAAGGCGGCGGGCAGACTCGGCAGGGGCATATCCGGGCGCGACATGGGCGCGAACCTACGGCTTCAGGATGTGTTACGCAATGGCGGTTTTCTGCGCCTTTTGAGGGGCTTCCCTGGGGCCGCCACGCGGTGATTTGACAAGCCAGGGGAAGTCCCTACATCTTGATGGTCAACCACAGGCGATCCGGGGCCGGAAAAGCCGGCCAAGGATCGAGGGAATGTTATGACCACAGCGGCAGACAGCCTGGAATTCTCGCTTACCGAGCGTGCGGCCAAGCGCGTGGCCCACCTGATCGAGCAGGAAGGTCAGGCGAGCCTGATGCTGCGCGTCGCCGTCTCCGGCGGCGGCTGCTCGGGCTTCCAGTACGGCTTCTCCTTCGACGACACGGTCAACCCCGACGACCGCACCTTCGAGCGCGACGGCGTCGTGACGGTGGTCGATGAGACCTCCCTGGAGCTGCTGAACGGCGCCCAGGTCGACTTCGTCGAGGATCTCGGCGGCGCGTCTTTTCAGATCAAGAACCCCAACGCCACGTCTTCCTGCGGCTGCGGCTCCTCCTTTGCCATTTGACCTCCTTCGCAGCCGGTCGCGATTCGACGCTTTGACCGGCACCGCCACATCGCCTAAAGAATTTCGGTCATGACAAGCATCGCCACCTGGAACGTCAATTCCATCAAGGCGCGCCTGCCCAACGTGCTGGACTGGCTGAAATCGGCCAAGCCGGACGTGGTGCTGCTGCAGGAATTGAAGTGCATCGACGACAACTTCCCGCGCCTGGAAATCGAGGAGTTGGGCTACAACGTCGCCACCCATGGCCAGAAGACCTACAACGGCGTCGCCATCCTCTCGAAGACGCCGATCGAGGACGTTATGGCCGGCCTGCCCGGCGACAAGCAGGACGAGCAGGCGCGCTACCTGGAAGCGACGATCAACGGCCTGCGCGTCGCCTCGATCTACCTGCCGAACGGCAACCCCATCAAGACCGAGAAATTCACCTACAAGCTGGCCTGGATGGAGCGGCTCGTCAGGCACGCCGAGAGCCTGCTGGCCAGCGAGCAGCCGGTGGTGCTGGGCGGCGACTACAACGTGATCCCCCAGGACGAGGACGTCTACAGCCCCACGGCTTTCGCGAGCGACGCCCTGACCCAGCCGGAGAGCCGCAGCCGGTTCCGCACCCTCCTGAATCTGGGCTTCACCGACGCCCTGCGCGCGCTGCACCGCGAGCCGCACCTCTATACCTTCTGGGACTACCAGGGCGGCGGCTGGCAGAACGACCACGGCCTGAGGATCGACCACTTCCTGCTGTCGCCCCAGGCCGCCGACCGGCTGGAGGCTTGCGACATCGACCGCGAGCCACGCGGCAAAGCCAAAGCCTCCGATCACACTCCGGTGGTCTGCCGCCTGCGCGATCCGGCGTAAGGGCCGATGCCCTTCATTCCGCTGCACGACACCACGCCGCGCTATCTGATCGCGCGGCCCTGGACGACCTGGGCGCTGATCGCCGTCACCGCGCTGATCTATTTCTTCCAGGTCTCGGGCCCGCCCGACTCGAACCTGCAACTCGTCTACGGCCTGGGGGTGATCCCCGCGACCCTGGTGGGCAGCGCCGAACTGGCCCCCGGCCTCAAGCTGGTCGATCCGCTGCTGACACTGATCAGCTATCAGTTCCTGCACGGCGGTCTCGCGCACCTGGGCGGCAACCTGCTCTATCTCTGGGTCTTCGGCGACAACGTCGAGGACGCCATGGGGCACGGCCGCTTCCTGGCCTTCTACCTGGCCTGCGGCGTGGCCGCCGCCCTGGCGCAGGTCGCCGTCGAGCCCACTGCGGCCGCACCGCTGATCGGCGCCAGCGGCGCCATCTCCGGCGTGCTGGGCGCCTACCTGATCCTGCATCCCAGATCGCGGGTGCTGGTGCCCATCGGCTTCATCCCGCTCTACCTGCCGGCTTGGCTGCTGCTGATCTTCTGGTTCGGATTTCAGTTCTTCGCAGCCTTCGCCGGCCCTTCGGCGCAGAACGTCGGCTGGTGGGCGCACATCGGCGGCTTCGTCGCCGGGCTGCTGCTGATCTTCGTCTTCCGCTACAGAGCCGTGCCGCTGTTCGGCCTGGGCGATCCGCCGGAGGGTGTGACGCTCAGGCGCGGCGCCGCCTGGCAGCGCCGCGGCGGACCCGATTCACCGCGCAAGAAGCACGGCTTCCGAAAGTAGTGTGGTTCAGGCCGAGGCCTTGATGGCCGGCAACAGGTCCCCAAGGATGCGGGCGACCTTCGCCGGCTCTACCTTGAACTGCAGGCCGACCACCCGGCCGCGCCGCCATACCACCGTGGCGTCCAGGCCATCGAAGCGGTCGCCGAACAGAGTGACACTGCCGCTGCAATCGCGCTCCTGACCCAGCGCCACCTTGGCGCCGCCCAGGGACATGTTGAGAATGGTGCAGTCGAGCTGTTCGGATCCGGACTTCAAAGTTCCCGGCCACAGCACCGAGCGGCGCAGATAGCGGCGGCGGCCTTCCTCGTCGCCCATCTGCGCCAGGAGTTCCTGAAAGACCGCGTCCTGGGTCTCGGGATCGCCTTCGAAACGCAGATCCGCATAGCCGTCGTCGCTATCGACAAGAGAGCAGGAGAGCTGGCCGAAACCTTCGATGGACAGGAAAACTTCGCCGGCGTCCGGCAGCGGCCCCTCAAAACGGACCTGGGCGCCCTTGCGCGACAATCGGACCACCACGCAGTCCAAGCTCCGGTCGCCGCTTTGCAGCCTGCCCGGCTGGTTCAACGCAACCTGTTGTTCCACTAAGGTCAGTTCCACCATCGCAGCCACCTGCCCCGGCCCCGCCTTGTCTGCTCCGGGGACCGGCCTCTCTGAATCACCGGCACCCGTCCCAAAGGGACAAGGTCCCGGTCTCCTCCGCTCGGCCAAGTATCACGCCGGTCTGTTAACAAGTGGCGAAGAGCACAAATCGTTGAAAATGCCGGGAAAACGGGGGCCAAAACCGCTGGGAATCCAGGCATTTTTACCCGGAGGAACCGCCGGTTCAGGCCCCTGGCCGGGCGCTCAGTCCGCCGCCACCGGACCGGCGGGCGTGAAGACCGGGCCGCAGGGCATGATCCTGAGACCGGGACGCAGACGCCGGAAAGCCAGTTCGCGGTTATCGAGAACAACCGGTCCAGGCGAGACCACCACCAGCACCGCCTCGGAGAGCGGCTGGAAATCGGCACGGAAATGCACGGAGGACTTGAGCGCCAGAATCCGCTGGGCCGAGGGCTCGATGCCCAAGTGACGCAGCATGGCCTGGTCGGCGAGCTGCACCTTGGCCGAGGCCACGGCCACCTTCACGCCGTCCTTCTCCAACAGCGCCGTGGGGCCCAGCTTCATGTGGGCGCCCTTGTAGAACGGGCCGGTGCCCGTGCATTGACCATCGCCGAGGCGCAAGACCTTGAAGATACCTTCATAGGGCGCATCGCCCGGCACCCCGGAGCGGCCGCCGAGGGCCAGCGCGACCTCCGCTCCCTCGCCCGCCGCGTGGGCGGCTTCCGCCGCCGCCGGGTCGTAAAGGTTGGCCAGCACCGCACCCTCGGCCCGCTCTTCGATCAGTGCGCGCAGCAGCCCCGTGGTATCGGAGTTGGCGCCGCCGCCGGCATTGTCCTGGGCATCGGCCAGCACCACGGGTTTGTCCGTATGGCGGGCAATGCGCATGGCCTCGCGCACCGCCTCGGCCGGCTTCAGCGCCTCCAGAGCGAAGGCGGACTCGCGCTCGATGGCCGCCTCGTAGAGGTTCGCCGCCGCTTCGTCGGCGGCTTCCTGAGAGGTGCCGTAGGCGACAAGCGAGGCGCCGGCGCCGGGGAAGTCCGCCGGGCAGAAGCCGCAGGCGAAGGAGACGGCGGTGACGCCCGGTTCCTGGGCCAGCAGCTTCACCTCACGGTAGACCTCCTTGGCCGGCCCCTCGTAGGTGCAGCCGCTGGTCAAGGGGATCATGAAGGGCATCTGCCGGAAAGCCTTGAAACGCCCGCCCTCGCCCTTCAGCAGGGCGTCGAGGTGCTGGGCGCAGCGCCGCCCCGTGGCCGCCATGTCGACGTGCGGATAGGTGCGGTAGATGTCCAGGCAGTCGGAGAACTCGACCATCTCCCGCGTCACGTTGGCGTGCAGGTCCAGGCTGACCACGAGCGGCAGGTCGGGGCCGACCAGATCGCGCACCCGGCGCAGCAGCTCGCCCTCGCCGTCGTCGACATGCTCGGCCACCATGGCGCCGTGCAGATCGAGGTAGAGCGCGTCGATATCTTTCAGCGCCGCCAGGTCTTCCAGCAGCATGGCGGCGATGCGCTCGTAGGCGTCCTC encodes the following:
- a CDS encoding site-2 protease family protein, with amino-acid sequence MPLLDIDFSAQAYTISTWILPILLAITLHEAAHGIIAWSYGDDTAYKLGRVTLNPLKHIDPFGTIALPILLYVSPLPFVFGYAKPVPVAFHRLRKPRRDMVYVAAAGPLSNLLLAVISALLFHPAGLFPDPAADWLRQTLLNSIFLNLVLAVLNLLPLPPLDGGRIAVGILPLSLAVPLAKMERYGLILLVAAFFLLPYAGRAFGANLSFFDTVIRTPVMWLMPFFTWLAGLS
- the nagZ gene encoding beta-N-acetylhexosaminidase, producing MPNTADLPTPTAAIYGCAGLSLSAAEESFFRAANPFGFILFQRNCESPDQVRDLVAALRASVGRDDAPVLIDQEGGRVARLKPPHWRAAPPASFFGRLASHDRERAQEALKLNTQLLAAELTDLGIDVDCVPLLDLQFPGAHDVIGDRSFGGDPELVADLGRVVCETMLAAGVMPIVKHIPGHGRARVDSHKGLPVVGTAKAELEATDFKPFKALADAPWAMTAHVVYSALDAERPATTSPGVVSQVIRGEIGFDGLLLSDDLSMEALKGSLGERAEASLGAGCDVALHCNGKPDEMEQVAAAVGPLTAEAQRRIAAGRARLGSPEAVDAAALLRRLEAIMNIA
- a CDS encoding SPOR domain-containing protein — encoded protein: MANEPGRGRNGDDDELTAGSPPFSDEGMRRIIYGRDRGADSRSTAFDEDTAELEAGLRGRRSLVPIVTALAAVACFGAIVWYAYTWGTGKMASEELPVVRAEPMPEKVKPEQPGGMEVPYQDKLVLNDGSAEGEGRQVERLLPAPETPQPPQPLQPEPLENSAEAAPSEMARAGGEDSAPAEAAEAPLMAEAPEAAGEDPAAAEAPVEMADAGVLKPIPKPETATPDDGDQIAALLEQAPLETANGAAAPEKAAGPVATQAAPDQTAALTAGEVVLQLSSVKSEAAATQEWGRLQKAHPEQLGGLRLALEAAKVKGVTYYRVQTGPFASRDAAAKVCAQLKARNQDCLVTQR
- the argS gene encoding arginine--tRNA ligase — translated: MNVFRYFKDIVVCELEQMAGAGELPSGLDTARVAVEPPRERGHGDLSTNAAMVLAKAAGRKPRDLAEALAARLAEVADVTEVEVAGPGFINLRLDPAVWYARLAEILKEGTAYGASDMGAGEAVNVEYVSANPTGPLTVGHARGAVVGDALAGLLAKVGYKVTKEYYINDAGGQVDTLARSAYLRYREALGEDIGEIPEGLYPGDYLKDTGKALAARDGDKWLGKDEGEWLPVVRQFAIDSMMDLVRADLDFLGVHQDVFSSERKLVEAGGVEEVLKFLEARSLTYTGVLEPPKGKTPEDWEPRPQLLFKATEFGDDVDRALKKSDGSWTYFAGDMAYHLDKFRRGFATMIDVWGADHGGYVKRMTSGVKALTEGQGELDVKLCQLVNLKRGGELVKMSKRSGTFVTLREVIEEVGKDVVRFIMLTRKNDATLDFDLVEVMEQSRDNPVFYVQYCHARCCSVLRHAAAEMPGVSLDPVSLAGADLNRLTDSGELDLIKLLAEWPRLLESAADAHEPHRVAFYLYDLAGAFHGLWTKGKDNAELRFLLPDDPAMTAARLALVQATAFVIASGLEIFGVTPVEEMR
- a CDS encoding deoxyguanosinetriphosphate triphosphohydrolase, with the protein product MSRPDMPLPSLPAAFACRPEDSRGRDIAEPESPTRTCFQRDRDRIVHAGAFRRLKYKTQVFVYHEGDYYRTRLTHSIEVAQIARSISRALGLNEDLAEAVALAHDLGHTCFGHAGEDALNQAMAPYGGFDHNEQTFRILTLLEQRYAEFDGLNLTWETLEGIVKHNGPLTGPAARVKEGEGETVPATVAAYCRDKRDLEVATFASAEAQVAALSDDVAYNNHDIDDGLRAGLFSLDDLRDLPLVGPVLAEVEARYPKLEEGRLIHETIRRVIDHMVSDLLAETRRRIAETRPASAAAVRALAAPLVAFSDEMRQNDRALRSFLFARMYRHYKVNRMTTKAKRVVRELFEHYLARPDCLPDEWQAAARDLAEPERARLVADYIAGMTDRYALDEHVKNFDLRVKNA
- the erpA gene encoding iron-sulfur cluster insertion protein ErpA is translated as MTTAADSLEFSLTERAAKRVAHLIEQEGQASLMLRVAVSGGGCSGFQYGFSFDDTVNPDDRTFERDGVVTVVDETSLELLNGAQVDFVEDLGGASFQIKNPNATSSCGCGSSFAI
- the xth gene encoding exodeoxyribonuclease III codes for the protein MTSIATWNVNSIKARLPNVLDWLKSAKPDVVLLQELKCIDDNFPRLEIEELGYNVATHGQKTYNGVAILSKTPIEDVMAGLPGDKQDEQARYLEATINGLRVASIYLPNGNPIKTEKFTYKLAWMERLVRHAESLLASEQPVVLGGDYNVIPQDEDVYSPTAFASDALTQPESRSRFRTLLNLGFTDALRALHREPHLYTFWDYQGGGWQNDHGLRIDHFLLSPQAADRLEACDIDREPRGKAKASDHTPVVCRLRDPA
- a CDS encoding rhomboid family intramembrane serine protease; amino-acid sequence: MPFIPLHDTTPRYLIARPWTTWALIAVTALIYFFQVSGPPDSNLQLVYGLGVIPATLVGSAELAPGLKLVDPLLTLISYQFLHGGLAHLGGNLLYLWVFGDNVEDAMGHGRFLAFYLACGVAAALAQVAVEPTAAAPLIGASGAISGVLGAYLILHPRSRVLVPIGFIPLYLPAWLLLIFWFGFQFFAAFAGPSAQNVGWWAHIGGFVAGLLLIFVFRYRAVPLFGLGDPPEGVTLRRGAAWQRRGGPDSPRKKHGFRK
- a CDS encoding PilZ domain-containing protein, translating into MEQQVALNQPGRLQSGDRSLDCVVVRLSRKGAQVRFEGPLPDAGEVFLSIEGFGQLSCSLVDSDDGYADLRFEGDPETQDAVFQELLAQMGDEEGRRRYLRRSVLWPGTLKSGSEQLDCTILNMSLGGAKVALGQERDCSGSVTLFGDRFDGLDATVVWRRGRVVGLQFKVEPAKVARILGDLLPAIKASA
- a CDS encoding M81 family metallopeptidase, with the translated sequence MARIAFGGFQHETNTFAPSKATYDDFLKPGAWPGLTRGAALFDAIAGINIPVAGYVEAAKAQGHELLPLTWTNATPSAHVTEDAYERIAAMLLEDLAALKDIDALYLDLHGAMVAEHVDDGEGELLRRVRDLVGPDLPLVVSLDLHANVTREMVEFSDCLDIYRTYPHVDMAATGRRCAQHLDALLKGEGGRFKAFRQMPFMIPLTSGCTYEGPAKEVYREVKLLAQEPGVTAVSFACGFCPADFPGAGASLVAYGTSQEAADEAAANLYEAAIERESAFALEALKPAEAVREAMRIARHTDKPVVLADAQDNAGGGANSDTTGLLRALIEERAEGAVLANLYDPAAAEAAHAAGEGAEVALALGGRSGVPGDAPYEGIFKVLRLGDGQCTGTGPFYKGAHMKLGPTALLEKDGVKVAVASAKVQLADQAMLRHLGIEPSAQRILALKSSVHFRADFQPLSEAVLVVVSPGPVVLDNRELAFRRLRPGLRIMPCGPVFTPAGPVAAD